The Vitis vinifera cultivar Pinot Noir 40024 chromosome 18, ASM3070453v1 region CCCATATCAAACCACTTTGCGTAACTGAAGGAATTAACTACAAAGAGATAATTACTTTTGAACAAATTTTCTTACCCAATAAGTATGCCAAAATCTTGATAACATTCCTTCAATTTTCCCAAACCGGCCTGTTATTGTGGCTATAAAATCAACACCCTTAACCTATTCAtaatcttaataataataatcagtACTACTGCAATGGCAATGGCACACCCAATCCCTGTCTCCTTCTTCCTTGTGACCACCCTTCTGTTTTTCTTGAACCATTCTCTTTCTCCAGCCCATGCAGCATCAGAACTAGTGGAAGGAGTCTGCCATGAGTCCCAAAGCTATTCATTCTGCATTCAGGCTCTGGAGTCGGATCCCAAAACTCCTGCAACGAAGGACTACATGGATCTGGCCGTGATTGCCCtcaaattggggatttcaaatTCAACTGCCACTCGCTCTTACATTAGTCGCTTGTATAAGAACCCAAAGACGGATCCCAGAAAGAAGCCTGCTCTCAAGGGCTGCTTATCTGGTTATGATGAAGCGGTGGAATCCTTCAAAAGTGCTTTGGGGGAACTGAAGGAGGATCCTTTGACTGCAAACTATGATGCCAAGGTTGCTAGTGATGGTGCAGTGCTTTGTTCGGATTTCTTGGCTTCTGCTGGGATTAAGGATTCATCAATTTCTGATGGGAATCGTTTCACTTCATCTTTCAGTAATATTGCATTTGTGATTACAAACCAtctgggctaattaattaatagcTGCTTCTGCttctggtttttctttttcctttttcttctttccctcTGCATAGGAGTTTATGCATTTCGATTAGGGCCATATTTTATGGTTACGATTCTATCATGTCTTTTTCATTCGGTTGAAGATCGATTTTATGTGCTTATGACCTCCAAGGCCATGAGAGCGCGCTTCTGAGAAGTGCAGTCACTTCAGTATACCAAATCACACACCATTTTAGAATATGCTTCACGTCAGAATCAGTCGTATCAGCGCTCCTCAGCTTGCTAGAGATGAGACTGGGTATGTGACACATTGGCAATACTCAACTCTTTTGCGATTCTGGACAGACTGGGGAGATTATAGGCTAATGGAGTTCTGGGGTCTGATTCAGAGTCTCCACACAAAATGTCCGGTCTGAAGTTTTGCTGCAGACCTTTTGGACCAATTCTAAAGAAATATGATGATTAGGAACAGTAGAAATGGAAGATGTTGTAGCCATTGTTGCAGTTGTGGTGAAGGAGAATGGGaaagaagacaaagaaaaacaagaaaattgttaGGAAAAGCAGAAGTATGGGAGAATACATGGAAATTAATGGGAATGGTTGTTGTAGAGGTTGTTtggcatttatttatttccctttATAAAAGGGCCAACCGACGGACTGTCATTATGTTCATTGATTAACACTTAAAAATGGGCGTTTTTCAAAGTATAGAAATATCTTTTTGAATAACGTTATATATGCTAAACCCCAAATTCAGgactaatattttatatctaGCTAAAagtgtaagaaaaaaaataggaattttgaTACATAAGGGTGGATTTCAATCCTATTTCAATGTGAGGGAGTTAATTCAGATATAGTGATTTTGGGGTGTTATTAGAATGGATTTCAATATTGGTCAATACACAAATTCGATGACAAGATGTCATTTCAATACAAGAAATACATTTCAATACCATTTTGATATTGTTAGCCCAATGATTCTCCTAAGCACATTTTGATGACGACAAATCATGGTTAGAGTATTCATGACTTAaaatcaagatgagttttagtttatatttgagaaattcaaatagaaattcAAGATAATCATCAACGGATCAAAGGAGTGCAAGTTCAAGTATGTATGAAGACTGTTTAAGCCTAGGAATTATCTAAGGTGAATACATAGGTGCATTCGGgatttttatagaaaatcatacatcaaattcatatttaattagtttatacattaaagttaaaattttattaaaacccaAACATTCTCTCATGAACCTTAAGCAAAAAGTTTTAACCTTAACCTATTAAAGTACTTATAAACCTTGCCTAAGTcttagaagaaaaaggaaatgcaAAATATAGGTTTTCAGAGAAAAGCTAATCGACTAATCCAATTGGGAATCTATCAAACTAATTCCCCTTTCCCAGTCAGGTCAAGGGGGTGCACCTACCTTCTTTCTTTTCTGGAAAGTTTGCTTTCCCTATCAAAGGGACCATTTTCCTGGTTAAGGTCCAATCAAGCTCCAACAATCACTTGTCATGCATTTAATGCTCAATGAGATTTAATTCTCACAATAGGATAAGAGTAACAAAATACAaggaaattttagaaatatataatcATCATGAGATTAATATTGTAATGTGCTAATTTCTATTCAATGTCTTAGTAGCACTTCTTTTCATCATTAAATCTTCAGTCATAAATTGTACACGTAATCAATCAATTTAACacttttgtttttgaattatcTCATATACAACAAAACCTTAACCCTATGTTCTCGATCATAGAATATTTGTTATTGAAAGAGAAGGGCTAATGA contains the following coding sequences:
- the LOC104882694 gene encoding putative invertase inhibitor — its product is MAMAHPIPVSFFLVTTLLFFLNHSLSPAHAASELVEGVCHESQSYSFCIQALESDPKTPATKDYMDLAVIALKLGISNSTATRSYISRLYKNPKTDPRKKPALKGCLSGYDEAVESFKSALGELKEDPLTANYDAKVASDGAVLCSDFLASAGIKDSSISDGNRFTSSFSNIAFVITNHLG